The bacterium region CCAGGAGCAGCACGAGTGCTCGGAGGGAGCGGCGCATGGCTACTTCTCCCCGCCGCTTTTTGCGGTCTTGCTGTCGCCCTTCGTCTCCACACCGATGCCGGCGGACGAATCGACGATGCCGTTGTTCCCGATCAGTCCGAGAATGTTCCCGTTCTGGTTCGTGACGATGGTTCCGTAGTTGTCGCCATCGACGCGGGTAACGGCAGAGATCGAACCTTGATAGTTCTCGAACTGGCTGAAGCGGCCGTTGTTCGTGGTCGGGGCCAGACGCAGGAGGGAATCTCCCACCTGCGCACCGACCCGGTTGCGATCGAGCGAGACGCGGTCTCGCCCGGTGATGCTCGGCCGGACCTGAACGGCCTGGGGCGCCTGCCTTGCCTGGGTTGCTTGGGTTGCCTGTTGGGCGTAGCCACCCGGTGAAACGCTGATCGGCGTGTAGCCGTGCATTGGCCCGCTGGCTGTCGCGGGGGCCACGAGGGCGCCGCTGAGGACCAACGTCGCAGCGAGGCCGCGCAAGGGATGATTTCTCGACATCGAACTTCTCCTTGGGATGGGTCGCCGGGGGCGACCGGGGTTGTCCGTGAGTCACGGGCAGCCCAGGAGAGGTTCATCCCTCGCTCGTCAGTAGCCCTTCGTCGCGCCCCGGATCACGTCCTCGCGCGTCAGCAGGTCCGCGAGCAGCTCACCGATCTCCTCCTCCTGCTCCTTCTTCAGGCTATGGAGTTCGACCGTATACAGGCCCAGGGCCGAGGGGCCGTCGACGATGCGGCCGTCGAGGCCGCGGATGGTTTCGCGCAGGGTCGTCTCATCGATCCCGGGTTGGAAACCCAGCTTGATCTGGGCCGCATCCGGGTCGATGGCGACGGTTCCGTAGATGCCGAGGTCACTGATGGCAGAATCATCGGGCTGGGCCAACCAGATCCCGCCCACTGCCAGGAGCAGGGCGAACTGCGCGGCCACCGCCGCTTTCGCGAGGGTCGGCACTCCGCCCCAACCTGTGAAGAGATTCTCTCGGAGCCACTCGCCGACGCGCCCGAAGCCGCTGGCTCTTGCTTTCTCTGCCTCGTGGGCATCGATGCGCGAAAGGGTTCGCGTGATGAGGGCGGGGTTCCACTGGGCTTCGCCGGCCGTATCGCCGACGGATGTCTGCATCACCTGGAGCTCCGCCAGCTCGGCGCGCAGGTCATCGCTTGCGGCCAGGGCCGCTTCGACGGCTGCGCGCTCCTCGGGTTCGAGGGAATCGGCGGCATACCAGGGCAGTAGTTCTCGGGCTTCGTTTTCATTCATCGGGCTCATGGGGATCCTCCGGCGACGGCAGCGGAAAGGATGGGCTGCAGTTTTCGCTTGGCGTGATACATGCGGGTCTTCACGGTCCCCTCCGGACATCCAGCGATGTCCGCGATTTCCTTGTACGAGCAGCCCTGGAAGAAGGTGAGCTCGACGACCTCTCGATGTTCGGGAGAGAGATCGTTCAGGGCGCCCTTGATCTGCTCGGCGAGGGCGAGCCGATCGAGTTGCTCGCCGGCGTCTTCGGCCGGGTCGGCGATCGGAGCGTCGTCGTCGATGTCGCGGGTATCGATCTTCTTGCCGCGGATGGCGTTCAACGCGCGGAAACGTGCGATTCCCAGGATCCACGTGGACGGCTTGCTGCGCGCCTCGAAGCGGCCAGCACTCTTCCACACCTCGAACATCACGTCGTCGACGACCTCCTCGGCCTTGCCCTCTTCTTTCACCATGCGAATCGCAAAGCGGAAGATTCGCGGGCCGTAGACCTCGTAGAGCTTCTCGAACGCCCGCCGGTCGCCGTCGGCGATCTGGCGGATCCATTGGGCTTCCTGCTCGGAAGCACTCCCGGTTTCACGCTCGTTCATTTCACCCCGTGGGTCACAGGCGAGGCCAGCCCGGTTCAATCGATGCCTGCTTCACCCTACCTCACCCGCGGGGCAGCGCAGCGCGGACGGCAGGCAGCCCCTCTCGAACGAGCCGAACCCATCTGACCTGGGCGCCGGGGTCCCAGCCCTGGGCCGTCTCCCGGTCGAGCTGGGTTTCGAAGCGGCGAAGCTCGGTCTGGAGCCTGCCGAGCCGCCCAGCCCAGTGCAGCGCAAAATCGCCTTCGGCGGCGTCTCGGCTGGTGCCTCGTCCGACGATCTCCGAGATCCATGGGTTCCGGTTGGCTTCCCGCGCCACCAGATCGGCAAGGTCGAAGTGCAGTTGCGCATGGAGGAGGGTGGGAGCATCGGACCGCTGGCGAGGGTTGAGCCAGGACATTTCCGCATCGAAGAACGCGTTGAAGCGCGCGCCTTGGGCCCGCACTTCGAACCCACCGCTCGGCGAGCGCTGGGTTTCTGTTTCGAGAGTGCAGCTGACGAAAACGGAAGCAATCACCGCGCGTCGTGCGAGCACTTCGTAGGTCTGGTTCGGGTCCGCGCTCCTGGGCTCTCGGGAGCGGAAGTCCTTGGGCCGCAGCTGGCGATGGGCCCTCAACGCTGGTTCCCGATGCAATCGCCCTTTTTCGGTCGTGCATCCGCCGAGGGATGGAATGCCGAGTTCGGTGAGCCGACTCTGTGTCGCTTCGCCTTCGAAGGGATCGATCCCGAGGGCTTTCATCTCTGCACCGCGGGCGAGCGCCGCACGGCGGCGTTCCGCGAGCTGTCGCTCGAGCCCCGCTGACATCCCGGGAAACAAATCGGGCTTCGGCGTTTCTTCGGCACGCGAAGGCGCCCCGCCTCCTCCGCCGGCACAGGCGGTGCCGAGTGCGAGGGCCATCGCGATGACGCGAGCCGTTCCCCCATTCGCTCGTCCCATGGATTGCTCGCTTCGCTAGCCAGCGCGCAAGGCGCCGAAAACGTACCGGTTGATGCTGAAGAAATATTCGCCGCTCTCGCCGAGAGCGCGGAGTTCGTCTGCCCAGGCCTGGGCCTCATCGGAATTGACCTCGCCGCTTCCGGCGACGAATCCCTGAATCGCTGCAAGGATGCCGAAGCTGTAGCAATGCGAATGCAGGGACGGGTTCACGATCGGAATCGCCTCGCGATGGGTCACCTGCAGGCCTGCAGCTTCGAGGAGCGCACCCAAACGGGCGGGAAGATGCGGATCATGTAGATGCCCATCCCACGCGTCCATCACGCGGCGCATGCGGGCACGGTCGCGTGTCTGCCAGACGACGCTATCCCAATCCGTATCCAGGATGAAGACGCGGCCCCCCGGCCGCAGAACGCGATGCACCTCGGCCAGGGCGGTCTCCATATCCGCCACGTACTCGTACACCTGGGAGGATGTGACGACATCGAAGCTCGCGTCGTCGAAGGGCAGGGAGGTGGCATCTGCTTTGTGATAATCGGTCCAAGGCATGTCGGCGCAGCGATTCTCGCTGATGCCGACCATCGCATCGGAAGCATCTACACCGGCGACGCGTCCCTTCTCGCCGACGATCTTCGCCATGTCGTGAACGAGTAGGCCCGGTCCCACACCCACATCCAGGGCACGCTCGCCTTCCCGCAAGGCCACGGCCCGCAGGAAATCACTGCGCTGTCCGACGACGTCCGGCGTCATGTACATCCGTTCGAGCGCCCTGGCGACATTCTCATCGAATTCGAGCTGGCTCACGCCGGGCCTCCCATTTCTGTGCACACCTGAGCGAGCCGCAATTCTGTCTCGCGGGTCTGGCCGCCACGATCCATGAACGTGCGCATCCGTTCTCGAGCCGGTCGGGTTCGAAGCAATCCGTCGAAGAGGAATCCCTCCTCGATCAGGCCGGGTCCGACGTCTCCCTCTGCCTGAACGACCGATCGCTTGGCCGCTGCGATCGCCTCGGCGGGAAACGAGGCGATGCGCCGGGCCAGCCTGTCGACGAACGGGCGTAGATCGCTCGGCGGAAGCGCCCGATTCAAGTAGCCCCAACGCTCCGCGGTCTCCGCGTCGAGATCGTCGCAGCCGAGGATCATTTCCAGGGCCCGGCCTCGGCCGAGCAGGCGCGGAAGCCGCTGCGTGCCCGAGCCTCCGGGAAGGATGCCGATGGCCACTTCGGGTTGGTTGACGACGGTTCGACCCAGCGCGCCGAACCGCATGTCGAAGGACGACGCCAACTCGCTGCCGCCGCCACCCACCCGACCTCCGACTTCGGCAAGGGTTGCTTTCGGCATGGTGCGGAAGGTCTCGCACATGGCGTGGAACGGGTTGGCCATGGCTTCCGGGACGCGCTTGGCGGGGGCATCCGTTGGAAATTCGAGAATGGCCTCCACGTCGAAGTGCGCGATGAAGAAATCCGGATCATCACTGCGCAACACGACCGCTCGTACCGCGTCGTCGTCCGCCACCTCAGTGCCAAATCGGGCCAGCTCGCCGAACAGCTGCAGGCTCATCAGGTTGACCGGCGGGTTGTCGATCGTGGCCCAGGCCACGCCGTCTTCAGTTCTGACACGCAGTCGTTCGAAGTCATAGGCCATGGACGGTCCTCCTGGCGAACCACGGTACCGTAGTGCGCCGACGAGGGAGGTGGGATGCGGGCGGCCGCGAGCGATAACATCAGGCCATGGCGGATGCTCTCTCTCCTCAGGATCTGGTCGAGCAACTCGGCGATCCGACGGCCTCCGAGCGCTGGTCTGCCTTGACGGGTGACGGCGTTCTGGCACTGGATCTGCGCGGAGAAGCTGGCGGGCTGACAATGGGGCCGGCGGCCGAGCGCCTCATCCAGCTACCTGCAGTGTCTGTGGCGTGGGTCGAGGACGAGGTGGATGCCGGCCTGCGTCCGCTCGCTGCGGCAGCCGACGTCGTCGTCCGGGATCCGGCCTCGATCGCGCTCTTGCGCTCGGTCGTTTCCCGCACTCCACTGGCTGCGCTGGCGCTGGTCCAACTGCTGCGGCATTCCGAAGGGCGCAGCATCCACGATGGCTTGACCGCGGAATCCTGGGTCTACGGGATGCTTCAGGCCGGCCCGGAGTTCGCTGCCTGGCTGGAAGGCCGCGAGCCCAAGCCGGCGGAAAGCTCTCGCGAACCCGCCGTTCGGATCGCGCGCGACGGCGATCGCCTCGAACTCGTGTTGAACCGTCCCGAGCGACGCAACGCGTTCTCGGCGGCCATGCGCGATGGGCTTTGCGAAGGGTTGGCCCTCGTCCACCAGGATCCAACGATCCGCTCGGTCGAGCTGCGCGGGGCCGGGCCATCCTTCTCTAGCGGCGGCGATCTCGACGAGTTCGGCAGCTTGCCCGATCCTGCGACGGCTCACGCGGTTCGCTCCACTCGAAATCCCGGTCGACTCCTGGCCGAGATTGCCGGGCGGGTACATGCCTATGTCCACGGTGCATGCGTCGGCGCGGGGGTCGAGCTGCCGGCGTTCTGTACGCGGGTCACGGCCCGTCCTGATGCCTTCTTCCTGCTGCCTGAGATCAGCATGGGGCTCGTGCCAGGTGCCGGGGGTACGGTGAGCCTGCCGCGTCGGATCGGCCGACAACGGACGGCCTGGCTGGCGCTCTCCGGCGAGCGACTCTCCGCGGAATCCGCCTCGGCCTGGGGGCTGGTAGACGAAGTGACGGAACCGGGCTCTCCCCGTTGAACGATCCGGCCCTCGCGTGGGCACAGCGGTTGGCACGCGAGCTCCTTCCCGAGGCGTCGCTCCAGCTCACGACGCCCGGGGAATCCGCGGCCAGCGCGTGGGCCCGGTCCGGAGCGCTCTGGCTCACCGGCCAGCCCGGGGAGGCGCCGGTTCTGCCGAGTGTGCCGCTACCGAGTTGCATGGATGGGGCTGTCGCCGTGCTTCGCGCTCTCGCGCCGGATGCGGATCTGGAGGATGTGGACGGCGCAACCCTCCTGGGGGAACACGCGGCATTGGCCGGGCTGCGGCGACGAGGGCGGATCTCGCCCGGAGGAAGCGCGCAGCTGGTCCCGGGGGCCGATGGCTGGCTGGTCGCCAATCTTCCGCGCGGCGAGGACCTCCGTTCCCTGTCTGCATGGCTCGACATCCCTCCCCCTCGTGAGTCCGACGTCTGGGAGGCGATTTCCACCGCTGTCGCTGCTCGGCCTCTCGGCGAGCTCGTCGAGCGTGCGCGTTTGTTAGGCCTGGCTGTCGCTGCGGTCCGGCCCGACGATCCGCCCCCCGATGAGCCATGGCTTCGCGTTGCCGAGCGCGGCCCGAGTGGCTCGCCCGCCGAAGACAGGCCACTCGTGGTCGACCTCTCCTCGTTGTGGGCCGGCCCGCTATGCGCCGATCTGCTCCGGCGTTGCGGTGCCAGGGTCTGCAAGGTCGAGTCGGAGGGTCGCCCGGATGGTGCACGCGCTGGCCCTGCAGCGTTCTTCGACCTGCTCAACGCGGGCAAGCCGAGCGTCGCGCTCGACTTCGACGATGCTGCCGGCCGCGCAGCCCTGCACAAGTTGATCGGAGCCGCGGACATCGTGATCGAGGCGTCCCGCCCGCGCGCGTTGGAGCAGTTGGGAATCGATGCCGCAGCATGGGTTCACGAGAAGCCTGGCCGGGTCTGGCTGAGCATCACTGCATACGGGCTGCGCGAGACGGAGCGAGAACGAATCGGCTTCGGCGATGATGTCGCCGCGGCTTCGGGACTCGCCTGGTCGGTACCCGGAGCACCGCTCTTCGTTGCGGACGCCCCTGCCGACCCACTCACCGCGGTCCACGCCGCGGCCTCGGTTCTGGCCGCACGCAGGCAGGGCCAATCCCGCCGTCTCGATATCTCTCTCGGGGCCGTCATGTCAGCGGTCTGCGCGTTGCCGCCGGACGCGTCGGAGAAATCGGGCCTGGATATCCAGAAGCCCCGAGCACGGAAGCCGAAAGGCTCGTCCCGAGTTCTCGGGGCGGATACCCGTGAGATCTTCGCATCCATCGCGAGCTGACGAATCGCCTCACGGTTTCAGGGTCGCGCTTCGTCTGGAAGCGCTCGCGAGCACGATGCCGGCCTGTGCGCCGAACTCCCCACTCTGGGCAGATTCGCGGAGCGGCAGGAGAGCTTCGTTGGCGCGGCCGAGGCGGATGAGAGCCATCGCGAAGCCGAAACGGATCTCCGCATTGTCCGGATTCTTCGCGGAGCAATACGAGCGTCCGCTCGGGATGGCTCCCGGCCAGCAGCGCCTTGGCCTCGCTGACCATGCTCATCGAATCCTGCTGACAGGCACCGAGGAGGA contains the following coding sequences:
- a CDS encoding sigma-70 family RNA polymerase sigma factor — translated: MNERETGSASEQEAQWIRQIADGDRRAFEKLYEVYGPRIFRFAIRMVKEEGKAEEVVDDVMFEVWKSAGRFEARSKPSTWILGIARFRALNAIRGKKIDTRDIDDDAPIADPAEDAGEQLDRLALAEQIKGALNDLSPEHREVVELTFFQGCSYKEIADIAGCPEGTVKTRMYHAKRKLQPILSAAVAGGSP
- a CDS encoding methyltransferase domain-containing protein → MSQLEFDENVARALERMYMTPDVVGQRSDFLRAVALREGERALDVGVGPGLLVHDMAKIVGEKGRVAGVDASDAMVGISENRCADMPWTDYHKADATSLPFDDASFDVVTSSQVYEYVADMETALAEVHRVLRPGGRVFILDTDWDSVVWQTRDRARMRRVMDAWDGHLHDPHLPARLGALLEAAGLQVTHREAIPIVNPSLHSHCYSFGILAAIQGFVAGSGEVNSDEAQAWADELRALGESGEYFFSINRYVFGALRAG
- a CDS encoding enoyl-CoA hydratase/isomerase family protein, encoding MAYDFERLRVRTEDGVAWATIDNPPVNLMSLQLFGELARFGTEVADDDAVRAVVLRSDDPDFFIAHFDVEAILEFPTDAPAKRVPEAMANPFHAMCETFRTMPKATLAEVGGRVGGGGSELASSFDMRFGALGRTVVNQPEVAIGILPGGSGTQRLPRLLGRGRALEMILGCDDLDAETAERWGYLNRALPPSDLRPFVDRLARRIASFPAEAIAAAKRSVVQAEGDVGPGLIEEGFLFDGLLRTRPARERMRTFMDRGGQTRETELRLAQVCTEMGGPA
- a CDS encoding CoA transferase; translated protein: MNDPALAWAQRLARELLPEASLQLTTPGESAASAWARSGALWLTGQPGEAPVLPSVPLPSCMDGAVAVLRALAPDADLEDVDGATLLGEHAALAGLRRRGRISPGGSAQLVPGADGWLVANLPRGEDLRSLSAWLDIPPPRESDVWEAISTAVAARPLGELVERARLLGLAVAAVRPDDPPPDEPWLRVAERGPSGSPAEDRPLVVDLSSLWAGPLCADLLRRCGARVCKVESEGRPDGARAGPAAFFDLLNAGKPSVALDFDDAAGRAALHKLIGAADIVIEASRPRALEQLGIDAAAWVHEKPGRVWLSITAYGLRETERERIGFGDDVAAASGLAWSVPGAPLFVADAPADPLTAVHAAASVLAARRQGQSRRLDISLGAVMSAVCALPPDASEKSGLDIQKPRARKPKGSSRVLGADTREIFASIAS
- a CDS encoding enoyl-CoA hydratase/isomerase family protein, with amino-acid sequence MADALSPQDLVEQLGDPTASERWSALTGDGVLALDLRGEAGGLTMGPAAERLIQLPAVSVAWVEDEVDAGLRPLAAAADVVVRDPASIALLRSVVSRTPLAALALVQLLRHSEGRSIHDGLTAESWVYGMLQAGPEFAAWLEGREPKPAESSREPAVRIARDGDRLELVLNRPERRNAFSAAMRDGLCEGLALVHQDPTIRSVELRGAGPSFSSGGDLDEFGSLPDPATAHAVRSTRNPGRLLAEIAGRVHAYVHGACVGAGVELPAFCTRVTARPDAFFLLPEISMGLVPGAGGTVSLPRRIGRQRTAWLALSGERLSAESASAWGLVDEVTEPGSPR